In one Nitrospira sp. CR1.1 genomic region, the following are encoded:
- a CDS encoding EVE domain-containing protein: MAEGRHYWLMKSEPNAFSIDDLARAPKQTTSWDGVRNYQARNFLRAMKTGDQVLFYHSNAQPPSVMGIAEVVKTAYPDATQFDQNDAHYDPASVPGQPRWDVVDIRFVRKFAAPLSLDFLREQAGLKGMELLRKGSRLSVQPVQPAEWNEILRLARAHAG, translated from the coding sequence ATGGCAGAGGGACGACATTACTGGTTGATGAAATCCGAGCCCAACGCGTTTTCAATCGACGATCTGGCACGCGCGCCCAAGCAGACAACGTCCTGGGATGGTGTCCGGAACTACCAGGCGCGTAATTTTTTGCGGGCGATGAAAACCGGTGATCAGGTCTTGTTTTATCACAGCAATGCCCAGCCTCCTTCCGTGATGGGGATCGCCGAGGTGGTGAAAACTGCCTATCCAGACGCGACGCAGTTCGATCAGAACGATGCGCACTACGATCCGGCTAGCGTTCCCGGCCAGCCCCGGTGGGATGTGGTGGATATCCGGTTCGTGCGCAAGTTTGCGGCGCCGCTCTCGTTGGATTTTCTACGGGAGCAGGCCGGTTTGAAGGGGATGGAATTGCTTCGAAAGGGATCGCGCTTGTCGGTGCAGCCTGTGCAGCCCGCCGAGTGGAATGAAATTCTTCGACTCGCCCGCGCTCACGCCGGCTGA
- a CDS encoding ImmA/IrrE family metallo-endopeptidase produces MVRIPNKVVLPFGYHIMIRQVTDSEMDRQDANADGIWDNEAKTIYIRKRLPVTRRRYILAHELGHAWLDWQHRYLDDGKARS; encoded by the coding sequence ATGGTGCGAATACCAAACAAAGTCGTCCTTCCATTCGGTTATCACATCATGATCCGGCAAGTCACCGATTCGGAGATGGACCGCCAGGATGCCAACGCGGATGGAATTTGGGACAACGAAGCGAAAACGATCTATATCCGCAAGCGGCTCCCCGTCACGCGACGACGCTACATTCTCGCCCATGAGCTCGGCCATGCCTGGCTCGATTGGCAACATCGCTATTTGGACGACGGAAAAGCCCGTAGCTAA